In Juglans microcarpa x Juglans regia isolate MS1-56 chromosome 8D, Jm3101_v1.0, whole genome shotgun sequence, the following are encoded in one genomic region:
- the LOC121243592 gene encoding LOW QUALITY PROTEIN: isoaspartyl peptidase/L-asparaginase 1-like (The sequence of the model RefSeq protein was modified relative to this genomic sequence to represent the inferred CDS: inserted 1 base in 1 codon), translating into MGWAIALHGGAGDIPLSLPPERRQPREAALRHCLQVGVDALKAXKVPLDVVELVVRELENNLHFNAGRGSVLTTEGTVEMEACIMDGKTKKCGAVSGLTTVVNAISLARVVMEKTPHIYLAFDGAEKFAREQGLETVDSSHFITPENIERLKQAKEANRVQIDYTQPVEKETPTADGDSQIGTVGCVAVDNDGNLAAATSTGGLVNKMVGRIGDTPIIGAGTYANNLCAVSATGKGEAIIRGTVARDVAALMEFKGLSLKEAAAYVVEECVPRGNAGLVAVSAKGELTMAFNTTGMFRAAATEDGYTEIAIWPSVLN; encoded by the exons ATGGGCTGGGCTATAGCTCTACACGGCGGCGCCGGCGACATCCCACTCTCGCTACCACCGGAGCGTCGCCAACCGCGTGAAGCCGCCCTACGCCACTGCCTTCAGGTCGGCGTCGATGCTCTCAAAG CAAAAGTCCCCCTCGACGTTGTCGAACTTGTG GTTCGTGAACTAGAAAACAACCTGCACTTCAATGCAGGTAGGGGATCTGTCTTAACCACTGAAGGCACGGTTGAAATGGAAGCTTGTATCATGGATGGTAAGACGAAAAAATGTGGGGCTGTCTCTGGGCTCACTACTGTTGTTAATGCCATATCTTTAGCACGGGTGGTCATGGAGAAAACTCCTCATATATATCTTGCTTTTGATGGAGCAGAAAAATTTGCACGGGAACAA GGTCTTGAAACTGTAGATTCTAGCCATTTTATAACTCCAGAAAACATTGAGAGGCTAAAGCAAGCCAAAGAAGCTAATAGAGTTCAG ATTGATTATACACAACCGGTCGAGAAAGAAACACCAACTGCGGATGGTGATAGCCAAATCGGTACAGTTGGATGTGTGGCTGTTGATAATGACGGAAATTTAGCTGCCGCAACTTCCACTGGTGGACTGGTCAACAAAATGGTTGGTCGGATTGGGGACACGCCCATCATTGGGGCAGGGACATATGCCAACAATCTTTGTGCAGTTTCTGCCACGGGGAAAGGTGAAGCAATAATACGTGGGACTGTTGCAAGAGATGTGGCTGCCCTTATGGAATTCAAAGGTCTTTCTCTCAAGGAGGCTGCAGCTTATGTTGTAGAGGAATGTGTACCAAGAGGCAATGCTGGCTTGGTTGCTGTGTCTGCCAAAGGAGAACTCACGATGGCTTTTAATACGACTGGCATGTTTCGAGCTGCTGCTACTGAAGATGGGTATACAGAGATTGCAATTTGGCCTTCTGTGCTAAACTGA